CCAAACAACTTCCTTTGTTGCGCGTTGAAATTTCAATTTTGGGAGATTCCGGACTGTATTTCAGCGCGTTGTCAGTGAGGTTGTACACCACGTTGGTGAGGTGAATACGGTCGCCTTCTACCATGGGGTTGCTGTCCTGAAACACGGTGTTGAGTTCTCCGCCTCGTTGCCGCACCTGGATTTCCATGTTTTGAATCACCTCGCGAATCACGTCCTGCATGTTGATAGATGCCGTGCGCAGCTTTACCTCGCCTTTGTCGAGCACCGCGCTGCGAAGTACGTTTTCCACAAGCACACCCAGCCGGCTGTTTTCATCGCGAATCATGCGCACAAAGTTGTTGGTCTTTTCGGGGCTACTGCTCAGGTCAGGGTCGCCCAGTGCCTCGCAGGCCAGCGAGATGGTGGCAATGGGCGTTTTGAGCTCGTGGGTCATGTTGTTGATAAAGTCGTTCTTGATTTCCGAGAGCTTTTTCTGCCACACGATGGTGCGAATGGTGTAGGCAAACGCGATGATGATGATGAGCGTAAAAATGGCGGCAATGGCCAGCATTTCCCACATGGTTTCAATGAGGTAGCCGCGCTGCCGCGGAAAATAGACCTTGAGGTAATTGGCTTCGCGAAAGAGGTCGCTCGGAAAAAGCCTCACGCGATAACCCTGCTCAAAGATGGAGCGCAGCATCTGATCATCGTTGGTGGATGACACCACGGCCTGCTCAAAAGTATTGAACACGGCAAACTCGTAGGAGGTTTGAATGCCGCGCTCGGCAAATTCGGCGTGCAGAAGCGAGTCGAGCTGATACTTGTCAATGCGTTCCTGTACAGGGGTTTGCTTGCCAAGCGGGAGGAATCCTGAGAGCAAGTCCTCAATCATTTGCAGCGGAGGCAAAAGACTTGGCGACGGGGCGTAAAGTGCCTTGGCGTCCGATCCGGTACCCGTGCCTTTCCAGTTTCCCGCTCCCGAGGTGGTAGGCTTTTCCTCTATCCGTCCGGAAAACTGCTCACTGATGATTTCCACCCCTGATGGATCGTTGTTTTGCCCCAACCACACGGTGTCAATTTTCTGAGTGGGGCTTTGCTCTTCGGAAGTTTCGGGTACCAGCCACCAGTCTTTGTTTTGCTTGCGTTCGCCCATGCGCGAGCGGGTGTCGAGAAGTTCCAGTTGCTCGCTGATATGGGCCAAGGCTGCCCGCACGCTGAACGAGAACTGAGCGTTTCGCAGGTCAATGGAGTTGCGCACCCAGTAAAACTGAATGCTGATCAAACCAATCAGCGCGATGCTGATAAGGCCAATCAGACCTTTGATGAATTGCTTTTTCACTACTACAAAGTTAGACCGAAGCCCTGCGAAACTGCCTGACTTAACCTAATTTAACATGTGTTAACCGCGCTTTAACAGCAGCGTTGAGAAAGGTGAAATACTTTTGTATCGAGCTTAAATCGACCATCTCAACAGTTAGATTTTGGTTTAGTTATCTTTATCGCATCAAAGAGAGTAAGGGGAGCAACACGCTCCCTTTACTTTTTGGGGTCAATCCGTACCTTTAAGGCCTCATAAACGGCCCATGGAACAACTCCTCAACTACATCAACGGAAAATTACAGGCCCCTGTGGGCGGCACGTATCTTGACAACATCGAACCGGCTACCGGCAAGGTGTATGCGCACATTCCCGATTCGGATGAGCGCGATGTGCAACTGGCCACCGAGGCCGCCCATAAGGCCTTTCCGTATTGGTCTGCATTGCCTGCGGGAGAGCGCTCAAGGATTTTGCGCAGGCTGGCAGCACTGATAGAGCAAAACCTGGATGAGCTGGCTGCTGCCGAGTCGCGCGATAATGGCAAACCC
Above is a window of Cryomorphaceae bacterium DNA encoding:
- a CDS encoding sensor histidine kinase, which encodes MKKQFIKGLIGLISIALIGLISIQFYWVRNSIDLRNAQFSFSVRAALAHISEQLELLDTRSRMGERKQNKDWWLVPETSEEQSPTQKIDTVWLGQNNDPSGVEIISEQFSGRIEEKPTTSGAGNWKGTGTGSDAKALYAPSPSLLPPLQMIEDLLSGFLPLGKQTPVQERIDKYQLDSLLHAEFAERGIQTSYEFAVFNTFEQAVVSSTNDDQMLRSIFEQGYRVRLFPSDLFREANYLKVYFPRQRGYLIETMWEMLAIAAIFTLIIIIAFAYTIRTIVWQKKLSEIKNDFINNMTHELKTPIATISLACEALGDPDLSSSPEKTNNFVRMIRDENSRLGVLVENVLRSAVLDKGEVKLRTASINMQDVIREVIQNMEIQVRQRGGELNTVFQDSNPMVEGDRIHLTNVVYNLTDNALKYSPESPKIEISTRNKGSCLVVSVKDNGIGIPREHQKKIFDKLYRVPTGNIHNVKGFGLGLSYVKNVMDKHRGKITVQSEINKGSTFSIYIPHRYEPEK